The following are from one region of the Pseudomonas putida genome:
- a CDS encoding NAD(P)H dependent flavin oxidoreductase family protein, with the protein MHHRHVIELSPSGKTFDASQELLLDAMLASGLPVPFSCRRGACGSCKVKVLSGQYRDTQRAADTPAPCYPLAADEMLLCQSHACTDMCLEIPGWSLDTPALEIHAQVRGKRDLSADIVELVLQPAQPLAVRAGQYVRFRLDNGDSRCFSIANLPAQDQGQLVFHIRKVRGGLFTEHLLPTLQAGDTLKLEGPVGACTWQHEGQRPLVLFATGTGYAGIKPLLLTALAGDAEVTLYWGGRSNADFYDREFLDQASRAHAHFHWHPVLSDQARVQQLALAQAHRWADTQVYACGNAAMIRQAREQCLAAGLQPHHFVAEAFVASGALAPEASTARPLHPALEKVGPRYSPDGMLAAREQSVRAVAAIASQLQVGMTTAQALEMAGQTLQAMGASHTWHPTYIRFGDDTIRTPRQGIDLQRTLRPTDIVVVDVGPVWDGYEGDYGDTFVFGQHELHHACVKALHEVFEETRQAWGRGLTGRELYDFAERSAQAKGWQLERNLAGHRIADFPHVLYGQDKLAEVEIVPSEVVWVLEIQLCHPTEPVGAFFEDILVGEVALARSLTQ; encoded by the coding sequence ATGCACCATCGCCACGTCATTGAATTGTCGCCCTCGGGCAAAACCTTCGACGCCAGCCAGGAGTTGCTGCTCGATGCCATGCTTGCCAGCGGCCTACCGGTGCCTTTCTCCTGCCGCCGCGGTGCCTGCGGGTCGTGCAAGGTCAAGGTGCTGTCAGGACAGTACCGGGACACGCAGCGGGCGGCAGACACGCCCGCGCCCTGCTACCCTCTGGCAGCTGACGAAATGTTGCTGTGCCAGAGCCACGCCTGCACTGACATGTGCCTGGAAATTCCCGGCTGGTCCCTGGACACGCCGGCACTGGAAATCCACGCACAGGTTCGTGGCAAACGCGACCTTAGCGCCGATATCGTCGAACTGGTGCTGCAGCCTGCACAACCATTGGCGGTACGGGCGGGCCAATACGTACGCTTCCGGCTCGACAACGGCGACAGCCGCTGTTTCTCCATCGCCAACCTGCCCGCCCAGGACCAGGGGCAACTGGTGTTTCACATCCGCAAGGTCAGGGGCGGCCTGTTTACCGAACACCTGCTGCCAACCCTGCAGGCAGGTGACACCTTGAAGCTCGAAGGGCCGGTGGGTGCCTGCACCTGGCAGCACGAGGGCCAGCGCCCACTGGTGCTGTTCGCCACCGGTACGGGTTACGCCGGCATCAAGCCATTGCTGTTGACCGCCCTGGCAGGCGATGCCGAGGTCACGTTGTACTGGGGTGGCAGATCGAACGCGGACTTCTATGACCGTGAGTTTCTCGACCAGGCCAGCCGTGCACACGCTCACTTTCACTGGCACCCGGTGCTGTCGGACCAGGCGCGGGTGCAGCAGCTGGCGCTGGCCCAGGCCCATCGCTGGGCCGACACCCAGGTCTATGCCTGCGGCAATGCCGCGATGATCCGCCAGGCGCGCGAACAGTGCCTCGCGGCGGGCCTGCAGCCCCATCACTTTGTCGCCGAGGCTTTCGTTGCCAGCGGCGCACTGGCGCCCGAAGCGTCAACAGCCAGGCCATTGCACCCGGCGCTGGAAAAGGTCGGCCCGCGCTACTCGCCGGACGGTATGCTCGCGGCGCGCGAGCAGTCGGTACGGGCCGTGGCGGCGATCGCCAGCCAGCTACAAGTCGGCATGACCACCGCCCAGGCGCTGGAGATGGCCGGGCAAACCTTGCAGGCGATGGGCGCGTCGCACACCTGGCACCCCACCTACATCCGTTTTGGCGACGACACCATACGCACGCCGCGCCAAGGCATCGATCTGCAACGTACATTACGGCCCACGGATATCGTCGTGGTCGATGTCGGCCCGGTGTGGGATGGTTATGAGGGCGACTATGGCGACACCTTCGTGTTTGGCCAGCATGAGCTGCACCACGCCTGCGTCAAGGCGCTGCATGAAGTGTTCGAGGAAACCCGCCAGGCCTGGGGCCGTGGCCTGACCGGGCGCGAACTGTATGATTTCGCCGAGCGCAGTGCCCAGGCAAAAGGCTGGCAGCTGGAGCGCAACCTGGCCGGGCATCGCATCGCCGACTTCCCGCATGTTCTGTATGGGCAAGACAAACTGGCCGAGGTCGAAATCGTCCCGAGCGAGGTGGTGTGGGTGCTGGAGATTCAGTTGTGCCACCCTACCGAACCGGTCGGGGCGTTTTTCGAGGATATCCTGGTCGGTGAAGTCGCCCTGGCGCGCTCCTTGACCCAGTAA
- a CDS encoding MFS transporter, with product MPSASQAPRGRPEHDQQSVSQQWLAILSVAVGAFALVTSEFLPVGVLNDVASDLGISAGQAGLMVTLPGIMAALAAPLLSVGIGALDRRYLLIGLTLIMIIANAVVAYASDFALLLFGRVLLGISIGGFWATAIALSGRLAPKGVGVAQATSIIMVGVTLATVLGVPVGTWLSGLMGWRMTFLVTALLGVPVLLAQVLLLPRLNPDKAIRISDLPALFINPQARVGLIAVLLIGLAHFAAYTYVAPFFKQSSGFDGPTIGSLLLLYGVAGVFGNIFAGFAANRSVRHTLLLVALMIGTSTALFPHFATGMTGAAMLIGLWGFAFGAFPACASIWMFVVAPKDVERGMPLFVAMFQVIIALGSFFGGRIVDQLGSSVLLSLATALVGCGFATVLVLGRNVSNSLAAQPG from the coding sequence ATGCCAAGTGCCAGCCAGGCCCCTCGCGGCCGCCCCGAACATGATCAACAAAGCGTCAGCCAGCAGTGGCTGGCCATTCTCTCCGTCGCGGTCGGTGCCTTCGCCCTGGTGACCAGCGAGTTTCTGCCGGTGGGCGTACTCAACGATGTCGCCAGCGACCTCGGTATCAGCGCAGGCCAGGCCGGCCTGATGGTCACCCTGCCCGGCATCATGGCCGCCCTCGCCGCCCCGTTGCTGTCGGTAGGCATTGGCGCCCTGGACCGTCGCTACCTGCTGATCGGCCTGACGCTCATCATGATCATTGCCAACGCGGTGGTGGCCTACGCCAGCGACTTCGCCCTGCTGCTGTTCGGCCGCGTGCTGCTGGGCATCAGTATCGGCGGTTTCTGGGCAACGGCCATTGCCCTTAGCGGCCGCCTGGCGCCCAAAGGCGTGGGCGTGGCCCAGGCCACCTCGATCATCATGGTCGGCGTGACCCTGGCCACCGTGCTGGGCGTACCGGTAGGCACCTGGCTAAGCGGCCTGATGGGCTGGCGCATGACCTTCCTGGTAACCGCGCTACTGGGCGTACCGGTGCTGCTGGCTCAGGTCCTGTTGCTACCGCGGCTCAACCCGGACAAGGCCATTCGCATCAGCGACCTGCCGGCCCTGTTCATCAACCCACAAGCACGGGTTGGCCTGATCGCCGTTTTGCTGATCGGCCTGGCGCACTTTGCCGCGTATACCTATGTCGCCCCGTTCTTCAAGCAAAGCTCCGGCTTCGATGGGCCGACCATTGGCTCGTTGCTGCTGCTCTATGGCGTGGCCGGGGTATTCGGCAATATCTTTGCCGGTTTCGCCGCCAATCGCAGCGTGCGCCATACCCTGCTGTTGGTGGCATTGATGATCGGCACCAGCACCGCCCTGTTCCCCCACTTCGCCACCGGCATGACCGGCGCCGCGATGCTGATCGGGCTGTGGGGCTTCGCCTTCGGCGCCTTCCCGGCCTGCGCCAGCATCTGGATGTTCGTCGTCGCGCCCAAGGATGTCGAACGCGGCATGCCGCTGTTCGTCGCCATGTTCCAGGTGATCATTGCGCTTGGCTCGTTCTTCGGCGGGCGGATCGTCGACCAGCTGGGCAGTTCGGTACTGTTGAGCCTGGCCACGGCCCTGGTGGGCTGCGGTTTCGCTACCGTACTGGTGCTGGGCCGCAACGTCAGCAACAGCCTGGCGGCCCAACCTGGCTGA
- the dapA gene encoding 4-hydroxy-tetrahydrodipicolinate synthase: MSNFRGIWIALVTPLRANEIDFAGLEKLVKKLLEEGVAGFVVCGTTGEAAALSKAEQLAVLDAVLAWVEPGRVVMGLSGYNLRELLAFQAEIQRRDIGGLLVPAPCYIRPSQAGIEAFFNTVADAASVPVIVYDIPYRTGVRIERETLRRIVRHPRIAAVKDCSGDSETTMALIQDGHAQVLAGEDIQIFNNLCLGGAGAISASAHVRADLYVRMLQQVDHGDWVAARGTFYQLLPWMKMAFAEPNPAVIKAALQAQDLIADELREPMQACTETTRGKLQGVLDSLGA, encoded by the coding sequence ATGTCGAATTTCCGTGGTATCTGGATCGCCCTCGTCACGCCATTGCGCGCCAATGAAATCGACTTCGCCGGGCTGGAAAAACTGGTGAAGAAGCTGCTCGAAGAGGGGGTGGCCGGGTTTGTGGTGTGCGGCACCACGGGCGAAGCGGCGGCGCTGTCCAAGGCCGAGCAACTGGCCGTGCTGGATGCTGTACTGGCCTGGGTGGAGCCGGGCAGGGTGGTGATGGGCCTGTCGGGTTACAACCTGCGCGAATTGCTGGCCTTCCAGGCTGAAATCCAGCGGCGTGACATTGGCGGGCTTCTGGTCCCGGCACCTTGCTACATCCGGCCTTCGCAGGCCGGCATCGAGGCGTTCTTCAATACTGTGGCGGATGCCGCCAGCGTGCCGGTGATCGTCTACGACATTCCCTACCGTACCGGGGTGCGCATCGAGCGGGAAACCCTGCGCCGCATCGTGCGCCACCCGCGCATCGCAGCGGTCAAGGACTGCAGCGGTGACAGCGAGACCACCATGGCGCTGATCCAGGACGGCCACGCCCAGGTTTTGGCGGGTGAAGACATTCAGATCTTCAACAACCTGTGCCTGGGCGGTGCGGGGGCCATTTCGGCTTCGGCGCATGTGCGGGCCGACCTGTACGTGCGGATGTTGCAGCAGGTCGACCATGGTGATTGGGTAGCCGCACGCGGCACGTTCTACCAGTTGCTGCCGTGGATGAAAATGGCCTTTGCCGAGCCTAACCCGGCCGTGATCAAGGCGGCATTGCAGGCGCAAGACCTGATTGCTGACGAGCTGCGTGAGCCCATGCAGGCCTGCACGGAAACCACCCGTGGCAAGTTGCAAGGCGTGCTGGACTCACTCGGCGCCTGA
- a CDS encoding LysR substrate-binding domain-containing protein: MPAGFPGLPSLNALRVFEVVARHLNFRLAAEELGVTQAAVAQQIRGLEAGLEVRLFERLPRGLGLTDAGHAYSTSVRSALAMIDDATRLLRPAPSHLTVSVTPTFASKWLIPKLGHFAERNPEIDLRVLATDRLSHFHTDGVDLAVRYGQPPFGTGLNAELLMEQPVVAVASPALLAEVGWPEGFAALQRYVALHDAHNFWPQFCAAVFPGHPAPTAKTVRFNQTSLAIEAAIGGQGITLASRAFVSDDIAAGRLVQVFPQQLRLDKAFYLVWPRKGQPPAALQIVRAWLKAQADERKSTG, translated from the coding sequence ATGCCTGCAGGTTTTCCCGGGTTGCCCTCACTCAATGCGCTACGGGTGTTTGAAGTGGTAGCGCGTCACTTGAACTTTCGCCTGGCTGCCGAGGAGCTCGGCGTCACCCAGGCCGCCGTTGCCCAACAGATTCGCGGGCTGGAGGCCGGCCTGGAGGTGCGCCTGTTCGAGCGTTTGCCGCGCGGCCTTGGCCTGACCGATGCCGGGCATGCCTATAGCACCAGCGTGCGCAGCGCCTTGGCGATGATCGACGATGCCACGCGGCTGCTGCGCCCGGCACCTTCCCATCTCACGGTCAGCGTAACGCCAACCTTCGCTTCGAAATGGCTGATCCCCAAGTTAGGGCACTTTGCCGAGCGCAACCCCGAGATTGACCTGCGGGTACTGGCCACCGACCGGCTTTCGCACTTTCATACCGATGGTGTGGACCTGGCCGTGCGTTATGGGCAGCCGCCGTTCGGTACCGGGCTGAACGCCGAGTTGCTGATGGAGCAGCCGGTGGTTGCGGTGGCAAGCCCGGCGCTGTTGGCCGAAGTGGGCTGGCCAGAAGGTTTTGCCGCCTTGCAGCGCTATGTGGCCTTGCACGATGCGCACAACTTCTGGCCGCAGTTCTGCGCAGCGGTGTTCCCTGGCCACCCGGCGCCCACGGCGAAGACCGTGCGCTTCAACCAGACCTCGCTGGCCATCGAAGCTGCCATTGGCGGACAGGGCATCACCCTGGCCAGCCGTGCCTTTGTCAGCGACGACATCGCTGCCGGCCGATTGGTGCAGGTGTTCCCTCAGCAATTGCGGCTGGACAAGGCGTTCTACCTGGTATGGCCGCGCAAGGGCCAGCCGCCAGCAGCGCTGCAAATCGTCAGGGCGTGGCTCAAGGCCCAGGCTGACGAAAGAAAATCTACTGGCTAG
- a CDS encoding DUF1835 domain-containing protein → MPTINASRHHGLLDLPALRKRAKRLLSALKNHAADDTREQLRALGLPGPDYRLADTQWLVAREAGFASWPKLKAHADAVAFAARHPGFTADDEAAVQHWRCGNDIAHSLRTAGFAGAFQMFDDPMVMGPVPALPEQQYWQVRTAYLQQAFNLGAEDIEQRQAAQRSALAGLNSDSKLVLWCEGDAYDQLFLIRVLASLPSLPRRLELIEISQVPGVERFIGIGQLAPDLLAWLWPQRRALGEEALALARQVWAAYTAPDPRGWAALAGLQHAALPLLGRALARQLQELPGANDGLSLTERLLLRVLASRGELPAGRVFAQLMMEDEPLPYLGDLMFHVLLQPLIHAPHPLLLEGPGESWAQRPLRLTALAEQVLAGQAHWLDHSPAPRWVGGVLVEAADRPWVVSEQGEVWQRK, encoded by the coding sequence ATGCCCACCATCAACGCATCCCGCCACCACGGACTGCTCGACCTCCCCGCCTTGCGCAAACGCGCCAAGCGCTTGCTCAGCGCCCTGAAAAACCACGCAGCCGACGACACCCGCGAGCAGCTACGCGCGCTCGGTTTGCCTGGCCCTGACTACCGGCTTGCCGATACTCAATGGCTGGTGGCCCGCGAGGCCGGCTTTGCCAGCTGGCCCAAGCTCAAGGCGCATGCCGATGCCGTCGCTTTCGCGGCACGCCACCCGGGCTTCACCGCCGATGACGAGGCTGCCGTGCAGCATTGGCGCTGCGGCAACGACATCGCCCACAGTTTGCGCACGGCCGGTTTTGCCGGTGCCTTCCAGATGTTCGACGACCCCATGGTCATGGGGCCCGTGCCCGCATTGCCCGAGCAGCAGTATTGGCAGGTCCGCACCGCTTACCTACAGCAGGCGTTCAACCTGGGCGCCGAGGACATCGAGCAGCGCCAAGCGGCACAGCGCAGCGCCCTGGCCGGGTTGAACAGTGACAGCAAGCTCGTGCTGTGGTGCGAGGGTGACGCTTACGACCAGCTGTTCCTGATCCGCGTGCTTGCGAGCCTGCCCAGCCTGCCGCGCCGGTTGGAGCTGATCGAAATCAGCCAGGTACCTGGCGTCGAGCGCTTCATCGGTATCGGCCAGCTGGCCCCGGACCTGCTTGCCTGGCTATGGCCGCAACGTCGCGCGCTGGGTGAGGAGGCACTGGCACTGGCCCGCCAGGTCTGGGCGGCCTATACCGCGCCTGACCCGAGGGGCTGGGCTGCCCTGGCGGGCCTCCAGCATGCGGCGTTGCCGTTGCTGGGCCGGGCCCTGGCGCGGCAACTGCAGGAACTGCCGGGGGCGAACGACGGTTTGAGTCTCACGGAGCGCCTGCTGTTGCGCGTTCTGGCGTCACGCGGCGAGCTGCCGGCCGGACGTGTGTTTGCCCAGTTGATGATGGAGGATGAACCGCTGCCTTACCTGGGCGACCTGATGTTCCATGTTCTGCTGCAGCCTCTGATCCATGCGCCGCACCCGCTGCTGCTGGAGGGCCCGGGCGAGTCCTGGGCACAACGGCCGTTGCGGCTGACCGCGCTTGCCGAACAGGTGCTCGCCGGGCAGGCGCACTGGCTTGACCACAGCCCTGCGCCGCGCTGGGTGGGCGGAGTGCTTGTCGAGGCCGCGGACAGGCCCTGGGTAGTCAGCGAACAAGGCGAAGTGTGGCAGCGCAAATAG
- a CDS encoding potassium transporter Kup: MLVAAVGVVYGDIGTSPLYTLKEVFAGHYGVQANTAGVLGVLSLVFWSLLWVVSLKYVLFILRADNQGEGGIMALTALAHRAAAPYQRLGKVLVLLGLFGAALFYGDSMITPAISVLSAVEGLQLAFDGIEHWVVPLSVVVLVALFVIQKHGTARIGILFGPIMVLWFIVLGALGLHGIVQRPEVLQALNPVWAVKFFLLHPGMGVAILGAVVLALTGAEALYADMGHFGRKPIARAWFLLVLPGLVLNYFGQGALILGDPQAVRNPFYLLAPEWALLPMVGLATLATIIASQAVISGAFSLTRQAIQLGYVPRMFIQHTSSEEQGQIYIGMVNWALMVGVVLLVVGFESSGALAAAYGVAVTGTMLITTLLASAVVLLLWKAPRWLAVPMLLAFLLVDSLYFAANAPKILQGGAFPVIAGLALFVLMTTWKRGRRMIVERLDESSLPLDLFIASLKAQPPHRVSGTAVFLSARPEAVPHALLHNLLHNQVLHEQVVLLTVVFEDEPRVNAGKRYEVEAFGDGFFRMNLHFGFMEEPDVPLALSRCQGSDLEFGPMRTTYFLSRETVIAGKQMGMARWREHLFAFLLKNANSNLKYFQLPLNRVIELGTQVEI, encoded by the coding sequence ATGCTCGTCGCCGCTGTCGGCGTGGTGTATGGCGACATTGGCACCAGCCCGCTGTACACCCTCAAGGAAGTGTTCGCCGGGCACTACGGTGTACAGGCCAACACTGCCGGTGTGCTGGGCGTGCTGTCGCTGGTGTTCTGGTCGTTGCTCTGGGTGGTGTCGCTCAAGTACGTGCTGTTCATCCTGCGCGCCGATAACCAGGGCGAAGGCGGCATCATGGCCCTGACCGCCCTGGCCCATCGGGCGGCGGCGCCCTACCAGCGGCTGGGCAAGGTGCTGGTGCTGCTCGGCTTGTTCGGCGCTGCGCTGTTTTACGGCGACAGCATGATCACCCCGGCGATTTCCGTGCTGTCAGCCGTCGAGGGGCTGCAACTGGCCTTCGACGGAATCGAGCATTGGGTCGTGCCGCTGTCGGTGGTGGTGCTGGTGGCGCTGTTCGTGATCCAGAAGCACGGCACCGCGCGCATCGGCATCCTCTTCGGGCCGATCATGGTGCTGTGGTTCATCGTGCTGGGTGCGCTGGGGCTGCATGGCATCGTCCAGCGCCCGGAAGTACTGCAGGCGCTCAACCCGGTGTGGGCGGTGAAGTTCTTCCTGCTGCACCCGGGCATGGGCGTGGCGATTCTGGGCGCGGTGGTACTGGCCCTGACCGGCGCCGAAGCGCTGTACGCCGACATGGGGCACTTTGGCCGCAAGCCGATTGCCCGGGCCTGGTTCCTGCTGGTGCTGCCCGGCCTGGTGCTGAACTACTTCGGCCAGGGCGCGTTGATCCTCGGCGACCCGCAGGCAGTACGCAACCCGTTCTATCTACTGGCGCCCGAATGGGCACTGCTGCCCATGGTCGGGCTGGCCACCCTGGCCACCATCATCGCGTCCCAGGCTGTTATCTCAGGTGCCTTCTCGCTGACGCGCCAGGCCATCCAGCTAGGGTACGTACCGCGCATGTTCATCCAGCACACCTCCAGCGAGGAACAGGGGCAGATCTACATTGGCATGGTGAACTGGGCGCTGATGGTGGGCGTGGTGCTGCTGGTGGTCGGCTTCGAGTCGTCCGGGGCACTTGCGGCAGCCTATGGCGTAGCCGTGACCGGGACCATGCTGATCACCACGCTGCTGGCTTCGGCGGTGGTGCTGTTGCTGTGGAAGGCACCACGCTGGCTGGCTGTGCCGATGCTGCTGGCGTTCCTGCTGGTCGACAGCCTGTATTTTGCCGCGAATGCGCCAAAAATCCTCCAGGGCGGCGCGTTCCCGGTGATTGCAGGCTTGGCACTGTTCGTGCTAATGACCACCTGGAAGCGCGGGCGCAGGATGATCGTGGAGCGGCTGGACGAGAGTTCGCTGCCGCTGGACCTGTTCATCGCCAGCCTCAAGGCCCAGCCGCCTCACCGCGTGAGCGGTACTGCCGTGTTCCTGTCCGCCAGGCCCGAGGCGGTGCCCCACGCCTTGCTGCACAACCTGCTGCATAACCAGGTGCTGCATGAGCAGGTGGTGCTGCTGACCGTGGTGTTCGAGGATGAGCCACGGGTCAACGCCGGCAAGCGCTACGAGGTCGAGGCTTTTGGTGACGGGTTCTTCCGTATGAACCTGCATTTCGGCTTCATGGAAGAGCCCGACGTGCCGTTGGCATTGAGCCGCTGCCAGGGTTCTGACCTGGAGTTCGGCCCCATGCGCACCACCTATTTTCTCAGCCGGGAGACGGTCATTGCCGGCAAGCAGATGGGCATGGCCCGCTGGCGGGAGCACTTGTTTGCCTTCCTGCTGAAGAATGCCAACAGCAACCTGAAGTACTTCCAGCTGCCGCTGAACCGGGTGATCGAGCTGGGTACTCAGGTCGAGATCTGA
- a CDS encoding SDR family oxidoreductase produces the protein MSGEKVAIITAGGSGMGAAAARRLAADGFKVGILSSSGKGEALANELGGIGVTGSNQSVEDLQRLVDAVVGKWGRVDVLVNSAGHGPRAPILEISDEDWHKGMDTYLLNVIRPARLVTPIMQRQKAGVIINISTAWAFEPNEMFPTSAVFRSGLAAFSKIFADTYAADNVRINNVLPGWIDSLPATEQRRDSVPLRRYGTSEEIAATIAFLASDGAAYITGQNIKVDGGLTRSV, from the coding sequence ATGTCTGGGGAAAAAGTAGCCATCATCACCGCCGGTGGCAGCGGCATGGGCGCAGCAGCAGCACGTCGCCTGGCCGCCGACGGCTTCAAGGTCGGCATTCTGTCGTCCTCTGGCAAGGGCGAAGCGCTGGCCAACGAGCTGGGCGGTATCGGTGTTACCGGCAGCAACCAGTCGGTCGAAGACCTGCAGCGGCTGGTGGATGCCGTGGTGGGGAAGTGGGGGCGCGTCGATGTGCTGGTCAACAGCGCCGGTCACGGCCCGCGCGCGCCGATCCTGGAGATCAGCGACGAAGACTGGCACAAGGGCATGGACACGTACCTGCTCAATGTCATCCGCCCGGCGCGCCTGGTCACACCAATCATGCAACGGCAGAAGGCCGGAGTGATCATCAACATCTCTACCGCCTGGGCCTTCGAACCCAACGAAATGTTCCCCACATCGGCGGTGTTCCGCTCGGGCCTGGCGGCGTTCAGCAAGATCTTCGCCGACACCTATGCCGCGGACAACGTGCGCATCAACAACGTACTGCCTGGCTGGATCGACAGCCTGCCAGCCACTGAGCAGCGGCGCGACAGCGTACCGCTCAGGCGCTATGGCACCAGCGAGGAAATTGCCGCCACCATTGCATTCCTGGCCAGCGACGGGGCGGCTTATATCACCGGGCAGAACATCAAGGTTGATGGTGGCCTGACGCGCAGTGTCTGA